DNA sequence from the Thalassotalea sp. 273M-4 genome:
TACAGCGCAATCTGATTTTGTCATCCGCAATATCTCCCGTTATGCTGGTGGATTATCGGCTAAAAAGTTTGCCACTTTGATATAATCGTCCATGCTTAAGTTCTCTGGGCGGTGCGACGGATTAATGCCTAATGCTTCGAGATCCTCAACGTTGATCAGCTTTTTAAAACTGTTTCTAATGGTTTTACGACGCTGATTAAAAGCTTCTCGCGTAACCCTTTCTAACCAAGAGACGTCTTTGGCTGGGTTAGCGATCTCTTTATGCGGAATTAATCTGACAATGGCGCTGTCGACTTTTGGTGGTGGCTGAAATGCCTCCGGACCAATTTCCATGACTGGCATCACTTTACAGTAATATTGACACATAATTGATAAGCGCCCATACGCCTTAGAATTAGGCGCCGCTGCCATGCGCATCACCACTTCTTTTTGCAACATAAAGTGCATATCAACAACCGTATCTTTAAACGAGAGCAAGTGGAAAATTAATGGGGTGGAAATGTTATAAGGCAAATTACCAAAAATACGTAATGGTTGCTCGCTGGCTAAGGTTGAAAAATCAAACTTTAAAGCATCAATTTCGTAAATGGTTAAGTGTTTCGCAATAAACGGATGGTGGCGCAAACGATGAGCCAAATCACGGTCAAGCTCGACCACACTGATATCACCTGCGCGTTCAATAACGGGCTCGGTCAGAGCGCCTAAACCTGGACCTATTTCAACAAGGTTTTGCCCTTCTGCCGGGTCAATAGCATCAACGATACGGCTGATCACCGCATCGTCGTGGAGAAAGTTTTGACCAAAGCGTTTCTTGGCTTGGTGTCCTAAATGACTTTTATTATTCATCGATGATTTTTTACTAATTCTATTGCGTTATTAATGGCAGCTTTGAAACTGCCTGGATGAGCCTTGGTGGTACCGGCTAATTCAATGGCGGTGCCATGGTCAACGGATGTCCGTATAAATGGCAAGCCCAATGTAATGTTGACCGAATTACCAAACCCTTTGTATTTCAACACGGGTAGGCCTTGATCGTGATACATTGCTAGCACGGCATCAGCGTCTGCAAGATACTTTTCTTGAAAAATAGTATCGGCAGGCAATGGCCCGATTAAATCCATTCCTTCGGCTCTTAAACTGTCAAGGGCAGGGGTTATGGTTTGAATTTCTTCATGGCCTAAGTGACCGTCCTCACCTGCATGTGGGTTTAATCCACAGACATAAATTTTAGGTTTGGCAATGCCAAACTTTTCCTGTAAATCTTTATTGAGTATACGCGTAATTTTAACAATACGCTCAAAGGTAATGGCTTTTGACACATACGCTAAAGGAATGTGAGTTGTCATTAGTGATACTCGTAACCCTTCTGTCGCTAACATCATTACCACATCGCTACAATTGGCTTGTTGCGCAAAGTATTCAGTGTGACCACTAAATGGAATGCCGGCTTTGTTAATCAAGCCTTTATGAACCGGTCCGGTAACGACAGCTTGAAATTCACCCGACATATTGAGTTCACTTGCGATACGCAGAGTTTCAACCACATAAGCGCCGTTCTCGGGGTTTAATTGCCCCGGTATTGCCGGCACTGATAAGGGCACATGCAAAACACAAAGTGTGCCCGCTTGGTGAGCAATCGGAGCTTTCGCGTTATCATAAGGTCGAATATTTAACCCTAATCCTAGGCCTTTTGCCCGCTGTTCTAACATGTTTGCATCGGCAACGACGACC
Encoded proteins:
- the rsmA gene encoding 16S rRNA (adenine(1518)-N(6)/adenine(1519)-N(6))-dimethyltransferase RsmA; its protein translation is MNNKSHLGHQAKKRFGQNFLHDDAVISRIVDAIDPAEGQNLVEIGPGLGALTEPVIERAGDISVVELDRDLAHRLRHHPFIAKHLTIYEIDALKFDFSTLASEQPLRIFGNLPYNISTPLIFHLLSFKDTVVDMHFMLQKEVVMRMAAAPNSKAYGRLSIMCQYYCKVMPVMEIGPEAFQPPPKVDSAIVRLIPHKEIANPAKDVSWLERVTREAFNQRRKTIRNSFKKLINVEDLEALGINPSHRPENLSMDDYIKVANFLADNPPA
- the pdxA gene encoding 4-hydroxythreonine-4-phosphate dehydrogenase PdxA, whose amino-acid sequence is MVYNIAITPGEPASVGPDIIIQLAQQDWPVQLVVVADANMLEQRAKGLGLGLNIRPYDNAKAPIAHQAGTLCVLHVPLSVPAIPGQLNPENGAYVVETLRIASELNMSGEFQAVVTGPVHKGLINKAGIPFSGHTEYFAQQANCSDVVMMLATEGLRVSLMTTHIPLAYVSKAITFERIVKITRILNKDLQEKFGIAKPKIYVCGLNPHAGEDGHLGHEEIQTITPALDSLRAEGMDLIGPLPADTIFQEKYLADADAVLAMYHDQGLPVLKYKGFGNSVNITLGLPFIRTSVDHGTAIELAGTTKAHPGSFKAAINNAIELVKNHR